The window GGAGTTCAGGAAAATATAAGTGTAATTCTCTCCCTGTTTGAGGTCCAGGTCCACGGTCGAGGGCACACCGCACCAAGCCGTAAATTGCAGGTAGGCATAGGTTGTGGGCGATAGTTGGGGGGAAACCGTACCATTATCCAGTGTGATAAAGAGGGTATCACCTGAGACGGAATGAGACAAATCGCCGGGCCATGCCGCAGCTTTTACGGCATCATAAAAAAATAGTTTGCCACTATTGAAAATTATGGCGGCTCTTATCTCATGGATGTCTTGCATAGGGGCTGCCTCCTCGTACCATACTTGCAGCGGTATATTTGTGAGTGTGTCGCCGTCGCCAACCGTGCAGATGATATAAATTGAAGTGTCTCCCAGTTTGAAGTTTAGATCTCCGTCCTCAATGGGTGTCAGCGCCATGGCCGGAATTGCATAGAAGAATAGAAATGCAAAGATAAATGATAATATTGATATTTTTCTAGAGATCAACATCATAACCTCCCTGTTATCGATGTCTAAATTGTTAGTTTACTCTTTTATTAAAGTGGAACCTAAAAGAGTACAATCGGAAATGTGTCCCTGCCGGTACCGGTGGAGGCCGGATTCGGCAATCCATGCGCAGAAAACAAGACACTTCGCCTCTCCCTAAAAGGAAAAATCGAAACTAATATGTCTTTTGCAAATGCCGCGAGATGATATCACATCCCTTGCTGATCTCAGTATAATGAAATCAATGATCATATGTCAATTACTATTCTTAAATATTATTCCCCAATGCATATCAATGTCATCCGATATCAGAGCGGCGGGATGGCGCCATCGCTTCGCGCGGAGGCAGGCAGTGGATTAATGATTGGAATTGGGGCTTCAGAATACAATCAAGAACAGTGGTAATCAGGTCGTAAGAGGCGAGGGATTAAACGGATTAATAAGATAATTTAGAAGATCGCGTCGACATGCTTTCGCCTCAAAGGCATTTACCGGTGAATGGTGTCATTTAATTTTGCTTGAATTTTCGGCCGGCAATGATTAAAATTAAATGGAGGAATGATATGCCGGCCAACCTTCCGCCGCAATATTACGAACTGGAAAGAGAGTTTAAAAGGGAGCAGGACCCCAAGGAAAAGCTGCGTCTGGCTCAGGAGCTTCTGGCCATGATGCCCAAACATAAGGGTACCGATAAACTTCAGGCCGAACTGAAAGCCAAAATTTCCAAATTACGGCAGCAAATCGAGGGGGGGCAAAAGAAGCATGGAGCCAGGACGGCCGAGACCCATGACCATATCGAGCGAGAGGGAGCCGGGCAGGCAATCCTGATTGGCCCGCCCAATTCCGGAAAATCATCACTTGTTGCCTCGCTTACCCATGCCCAGCCGCTGATTGCCGATTATCCCTATACGACCCGCGAGCCGCTGGCCGGGATGATGACTTTCGAAACAGTTCAGATCCAGCTCATTGACACCCCCCCCGTATCTGAAGAGCAATTTGAGAGCTACCTTATTAACCTGATTCGGCAGGCCGATGTTGCTCTGCTTGTTTTGGATATTATGTCCCCCGGTCTGGAGGCAGAGGTGGCGATCACGCGTAAGTTGTTGGAGGAGAAGAGAATAATACTGAGTTCGGAAAGCGGGGAGACTGATGATCCCCGCTATTCGATAAAGAAGACGCTTGTCATTGCTCATAAATGCTTTGAGGATGATTGTGAGAAGAATATGGAGAATTTGCGAAAGCTCTGCCCCGGGCTCGAAGTAATTCCTTCGACCATTCTTGACGACGAGGTTCTTTTGAAGTTGCGGTCAGCCATATTCAAGTCACTGAAAATCATAAGAGTTTATACCAAGAAGATCGGTCAGGAGCCGGTTTTGATCGATCCAATAGTCCTGCCTCTGGAAGGGACGGTGGAGGATGCGGCGCTCACCATCCACAAGGATTTTGCCCAGAAGTTGTTGTTTGCCAAGGTTTGGCGTCCCGGGCGATTCGAAGGTCAAAAGGTAAAGAATACCTTTATCTTAGAGGACAAGGATATCATCGAGTTTCATATCTGATCAGCCCGGAGGGAGATTGCAGGCCTGAAAGTGGGGGGAACATTCGCAGGTAATAGCTGTTTTTTTTACAAAGGTCTTGACGGTTGAGGCTTGCATGATTATTTTAATAAGCTTTAACTATCGGGCCCATAGCTCAGTTGGTTAGAGCAGCTGACTCATAATCAGCGGGTCCCAGGTTCAAGTCCTGGTGGGCCCAGGATGATTGAAAGGTGAAGATTGATTTTTGGGCAATTAGCTCAGTTGGTTAGAGCGTTCGGTTCACATCCGAGAGGCCACTGGTTCGAGTCCAGTATTGCCCAGATGAAGAAGATGTCGGAGAAAGCCGATAGAAAGAGTATGCACTTGCCTTTGAAAACAAGGAAGGCGGATAAAGCCGGAATTGGGATAAGTGAGGAAAGAATTACGGCGCAGTCTTGAGCCAAATTAAGACTGCGCCTTTTTATTTATATGCCTATGGAACAAAGTAAGGAGCGAGTAATGCAAAGCGATCTCGAGATGCTCTTAAAATTACAGGTAATCGATTATGATCTCGGAGAATTAGAGCGCTCTAAAGAATATCTTCCCGATATGATGGAGAATCTGCGGCGCGAAGTGGATGAAACGGAGAATCTCTATCGTAATGTCGAAAAAGAACTCACTGATTCCAGATTGCTGCAGAAGACTCTGGAACTGGATCTTTCCTCCAAACAGACTGATTTGAAAAGGCTCCAGGAACAAATGATGGCCATTAAAACGAATAGGGAGTATGACGCTCTGGTCTCTCAGATTGATCTGGTTAAAGGAGCCATAAACGAGAAAGAAACACAACTGCTGGAACTGATTGAGAAAGTGGAAAAGCTTCAGGTTGATATTCAGGATTTTAAACGGAAAGCGGAAGAGGCCAAGGAGAGGAATACCAGGGAATTGACGATTCTTCAGGAGAAAATGGATTCGGTCGGGAGCAAGATTGCTATTAAGGAGGATGAGCGGACCAATATAACGGTCCGAATTCCCAAGAAAACGATGTCGGTTTATGAGCGGGTGCGCAAGAGCCGTGGAGGCACGGTCGTAGTTTCGGTAAAAAAACGATCCTGCGGTGCCTGCTATAAAGGTCTTCCGCCGCACCGGATTCAGGAAATCAAGCGAGGCGATGAAATTATTACCTGTGACAACTGCGGAAGAATGCTTATCTGGCACGATGGGGAAAGCGAATAAGGTATTATCATGGCCGAATTTTTTCATAAAGACGGTTTGACTTTCGACGATGTTCTTCTGGTGCCGTCGAAATCGGATGTTCTACCGCGGGAAGTTAATGTCTCCACCCGGCTGACATCGGCCATAGCGCTTAACATCCCCATTATTTCGTCGGCAATGGATACGGTCACCGAATATAAACTGGCCATTGCTCTGGCCCAGCAGGGCGGAATAGGGATTATACACAAGAATCTGGCGCCCGAGATACAGGCGGCCGAGGTTGATAAGGTCAAGCGCTCCGAATCGGGGATGATCGTTGATCCGATCACGCTCCCGCCGGACCGCCCGATCGGCGAGGCTCTTCAAGTGATGAAGAAGTTTGCCATTTCCGGCATTCCAATCACCGAAAACGGCAAACTGGTAGGGATACTGACCAATCGTGACCTGCGCTTTCATAAAGAAGGTAATCTGCTGATAAGAGAGGTCATGACCAAGAGCAATCTGATTACCGCCCCGGAGGGAACCGACCTTGAGACCGCTCAGGAACTTCTGCACAAAAACCGGATTGAGAAGCTGCTTATTGTTGACAATGAAAACAACCTTAAGGGGATGATCACGGTCAAGGATATCATGAAAAAGATTCAATATCCCAATGCCTGCAAGGATGAACGGGGTAGGCTTCGGGTGGGGGCGGCGGTGGGTGTCTCCGCCGATTGCGAAAAAAGAGCCGATCTTCTGGTTCAGGCCGAAGTGGATATTCTGGTGATTGATTCCTCGCATGGTCATTCTGTCGGGGTCCTTAAGACGGTGGAATATTTGAAAAAGAGATTTCCCGATAAACCGATAATGGCCGGGAATGTTGCCACCAGGGAAGGGGCACAGGCCTTAATTGATGCCGGTGCCGACACCGTCAAAGTTGGGATTGGCCCCGGCTCTATTTGCACCACTCGGGTCATTACCGGCGCCGGCATGCCGCAGATAACGGCGGTTATGGAGAGCGTCGAAGCGGCCGGCAAGCATGATATTCCGGTCGTGGCCGATGGAGGAATCCGCTATTCGGGCGATATAACCAAGGCTTTGGCGGCGGGCGCCGATTCGGTTATGATAGGTTCACTGTTCGCCGGCACGGAAGAATCTCCGGGAGAGACGGTTCTGTATGAGGGAAGAACATTCAAAGTCTATCGCGGCATGGGTTCACTGGAATCGATGAAAGCCGGCAGCCGCGACAGGTATTTTCAGGAGCATCAGGAAGATGTTTCTAAATTTGTCCCGGAAGGGATTGAGGGACGAGTAGCCTATAAAGGGGATTTGGCGGACTCGGTCTATCAGTTGGTCGGCGGGCTTCGCTCCGGGATGGGGATCTGCGGCGCCGCGAATATCAAGGAGCTGCATAAAAGAGCCCGATTTGTAAAGATAACCCAGGCCGGAGTAATTGAATCTCATCCGCATTCGGTGGCGATTTCCAAGGAAGCCCCCAATTATCGCCGGATGATATGATATTGATTATGAGTGTTAACTATAGATTCTAAACGTAAGCACAGAAAGAGTGAAAAACGGTCGCGCTTTATGAAAACTTAAAGTGAGGAAAGTCCGAGCTCCACAGAGCCGGGGTGCCCGGTAACGCCGGGGCGGAGTGATCCGACGGAAAGTGCCACAGAAAACAGACAGCCTATCTATCCGCTTTGCGGTGGATAGAGGCAATGGTGAAAACGAGGTGTAAGAGACCCCGCCCGTCGGGGGAGACCCTGACGGGGGTAAACCCCACCCGGAGCAAGGCCAAATAGGGGAAAAGGGGCTGGCTCGCCCCTTCTGATTCCCGGGTAGGCCGCATGGAACCGGCAGGCAACTGCCCGGTCAAGATAAATGACCGTATTTCCCCCGTTAAAACGGGGGAAAACAGAACTCGGCTTATTTCTCTCTTTCTGGCTTCTTGAAAAAGGAAGCCGCAATGAATTGGGCAACCAAATCCGTCCCGTTGAAATGGGTGGTGGCTCCTGAGCCTGATCCCGACTTGCTGCAGGACATAAGCGGTAAAGTCGGACTTGATAAAATAATCGTTAAAATTCTTTTCAATCGCCAGATTGACAACGTCGAAGCCATCAGACAATTCCTTCATCCCTCCTTGTCCGATCTGCTGGATCCTTTTACCATGTTTGGAATGGAAAAGGCGGTGGGAAGGATTCTGAATGCTCTCCGCGACAACGAAAAAATCATGGTCTATGGCGATTATGATGTCGATGGTATCACGGCCGCCTCTCTTCTCTATATGGTTCTTAACAAGCTGGGCGCGCAGGTTCATTATTATCTGCCCAATCGTCTGGTGGAAGGGTACGGCCTGTCCGTCGATGGGATCAAAGAGGCCGTGGCCAAGGGAATCTCATTGCTTATCTCGGTTGATACCGGCGTCACGGCGGTGGAGGAGGTCAAATATGCCCGTTCGCTTGGTATCGAATGCATCCTGACCGACCATCACGAGCCGGGGGAGATCCTGCCCGACCCGGTGGCGTTAGTCAATCCCAAGCAGAAAGATTGCACTTATGCCGGCGGGGAGCTCTCGGGAGTCGGGGTGGCCTTCAAGCTGGCTCAGGCCTTATACCAGAGATTGCAACAGGACCAGGCCGAGCTTGAGGAGCATCTTGATTTGGTGGCGCTGGGGACTGCGGCCGATATTGTCCCCCTGGTCGGCGAAAACCGCATTTTGACCAAGTTTGGCATCAAGCAGATTTCCCGGACCAACAAGCCGGGATTGAAATCGCTTACCTTTGTTTCCGGTCTGATGGGAAAAGATATCGGCACCGGGCAGGTGGTTTTCATTCTGGCGCCGCGTATTAATGCCATTGGCCGTCTGGGTGATGCCGAGATGGCGATACGTTTGCTCACCACCAAGGATGAAAGAATGGCGGCCGAAATCGCCCGCAAACTGGATAGTGAAAATCAGCGCCGCAAGAATATCGATGAGAAAACCCTTAATGAGGCTCTGGAACAGATTCGGCAGTCGGTTGATTTGGAGAATGACCGGGCCATAATTCTGGCCTCCGAGGGGTGGCATCAGGGAGTAATCGGAATTGTGGCCAGCCGACTGGTTGAGAAATTCCACTTACCAACCATCATGATTGCCATCGATAACGGTGAGGGGAAAGGGTCGGCGCGCTCAATTCCCGGATTTCATCTCTGCGATGCTCTCAAAGAGTGCGAGGATCTTCTGCTGCGATATGGCGGCCACAAATATGCCGCCGGTTTGACCATCAATCCGACCAAAATCACCGCTTTCAGGGATCGTATGAAAGAAGTTTCGCGCCGTCTTCTGACCGATGACGATCTGGTGGCAAAACTCTATATTGATTCCGAAATTGAGTTGTCGCAAATCAATGACGCCTTTCTGGATGTTCTCGAGACCTTTGCGCCGTTCGGACCGCAGAACATGAGGCCGGTTTTCCTGACCCGGAACTGTGAAATTTTGGGACAACCGTACTGCGTCGGCAAAAATCATTTGAAGATGAAAGTACGAAAAGGGGATTCCGTCTTTGATGTTATCGGTTTCGGATTTGGCGACTGGGTGCGCAACCTTTCCGGGCGGGGAAATCTGGTTGATCTGGTTTATGTGGTGGAGTATAATTCCTGGAACGACCACACCCGGATACAGCTCCGATTGAAAGATATGAAACTGGCGGCGGGTGATATCGGACATTATTGATAGGTCACATGACTGTCCTTGATAAGTTTCTTGAAGGCGATCAGGCGGCGCTGGCCCGGATAATCTCTTTTATCGAAGACAGAGGTGAGGGATACCAGGAAGTTCTCTCCCGTCTTTATCCTCGTTCCGGGAAAGCGATTAAAATCGGGTTCACCGGCCCTCCGGGGGCGGGGAAATCATCGCTGGTTAACAATGTCACCAGAATTCTGGCCTCTTCCGGTAAAAAAGTGGGCGTGATCGCGGTCGACCCCAGTTCACCGTTCACCGGCGGAGCATTGTTGGGCGATCGGATTCGTCTTATCGATATGCCGATCGATGGTTCGGTCTATATCCGCTCCATGGCCACCCGCGGTTCCACCGGCGGGCTGGCCGCCGCCACGGGCAATGTTACCATCGCCCTCGACGCTTTTGGCTTCGACTATATTCTTCTTGAGACGGTCGGGGTGGGGCAGGTGGAACTTGATATTATCGATACCTGCGATACTGTCATTGTGGTGCTCGTGCCGGAATCGGGGGATGCTATTCAGGCGATGAAGGCTGGGCTGATGGAGATCGCCGATATTTTTGCGATAAACAAGGCCGATCGCCCCGGCTCGGAGAATATTGTCGCCGAGTTGAATATGATTCTGGAGATTAAGAGAGAAAAGATCGACTGGGAACTTCCGGTGATAGCCACCGAGGCGATTAACAATAAGAATACCGACCGGCTTCTCGAAAAAATCGGTGCCCATATCGAATATGAAAAATCCTCCGGCCGTTTTGAGAATCGCCGCCGGGAGCAGATACGAAAGAAAATTTACAGCATCCTTCAGTATCATCTGAGCAACCTGATCAAAGACAAACTGAACGGCCTGGTCAATTTGGATAAAATCGTTTCCGATATTTATGAAGGGAAAAGCGATCCCTATACTATCAGTCAAAAATTGCTGGAACTCTCGGATTTGAAATCCGACCGGAAATAGTGATTTACGGCTTGGATACTCCCGGAAAAGCCGCGTTAATCAGGGGTAAAAGAGATTGAAATAATCCTCGTTTTGATGATTTTTTGCTTTTCCCCTGTTTTCCTTATCCGGAAAGGGACAAACTGCGGCCATCAAAAAGAAAGCGGTTTGACGGAACCTTCCCTTATCCTGCTTTAGGGCTTGATTTTCCCGGTTTATAACCGTTTCGGGAGAAGAGGTTAACGAGCTATATACCCCGGCCGATGTCAACGGCGCCAATTTCTCGGAAAAAGTCGGATTTCCCGGCGAATACCCCTATACCCGGGGGATTCATCATACCATGTACCGGAGCCGCTTATGGACGATGCGGCAATTTTCCGGTATGGGCACCCCGCGGCAAACCAACGAAAGGTATCATTATCTTCTGAATCATGGCCAGACCGGCCTTTCCGTTGCGTTTGACCTTCCCACTCTGATGGGTTACGATTCCGACCATATCCGTTCGCTGGGTGAGGTCGGCAAATGCGGCGTGGCGGTTGATACGCTGGCCGATGTGGAGATTATTTTTGACGGTATCAATCTCGGCCAGGTTTCCACCTCAATGACCATCAACGCCCCGGCTTCAATACTTTTGGCGATGTATCTGGCGGTGGCGGAAAAAGAGGGGGTGCCTTTTGAAAAGCTTCGCGGCACGCTACAAAATGATATTCTCAAGGAATATATTGCTCAGAAGGAATGGGTTTTCCCGCCGAAACCATCTATTCGGCTGATTACCGACCTGATGGCTTTCTGCACCGACCATGTGCCCCAGTGGAATACGATTTCGATATCCGGTTATCATATCCGTGAGG is drawn from Candidatus Zixiibacteriota bacterium and contains these coding sequences:
- the meaB gene encoding methylmalonyl Co-A mutase-associated GTPase MeaB, with the translated sequence MTVLDKFLEGDQAALARIISFIEDRGEGYQEVLSRLYPRSGKAIKIGFTGPPGAGKSSLVNNVTRILASSGKKVGVIAVDPSSPFTGGALLGDRIRLIDMPIDGSVYIRSMATRGSTGGLAAATGNVTIALDAFGFDYILLETVGVGQVELDIIDTCDTVIVVLVPESGDAIQAMKAGLMEIADIFAINKADRPGSENIVAELNMILEIKREKIDWELPVIATEAINNKNTDRLLEKIGAHIEYEKSSGRFENRRREQIRKKIYSILQYHLSNLIKDKLNGLVNLDKIVSDIYEGKSDPYTISQKLLELSDLKSDRK
- the guaB gene encoding IMP dehydrogenase; amino-acid sequence: MAEFFHKDGLTFDDVLLVPSKSDVLPREVNVSTRLTSAIALNIPIISSAMDTVTEYKLAIALAQQGGIGIIHKNLAPEIQAAEVDKVKRSESGMIVDPITLPPDRPIGEALQVMKKFAISGIPITENGKLVGILTNRDLRFHKEGNLLIREVMTKSNLITAPEGTDLETAQELLHKNRIEKLLIVDNENNLKGMITVKDIMKKIQYPNACKDERGRLRVGAAVGVSADCEKRADLLVQAEVDILVIDSSHGHSVGVLKTVEYLKKRFPDKPIMAGNVATREGAQALIDAGADTVKVGIGPGSICTTRVITGAGMPQITAVMESVEAAGKHDIPVVADGGIRYSGDITKALAAGADSVMIGSLFAGTEESPGETVLYEGRTFKVYRGMGSLESMKAGSRDRYFQEHQEDVSKFVPEGIEGRVAYKGDLADSVYQLVGGLRSGMGICGAANIKELHKRARFVKITQAGVIESHPHSVAISKEAPNYRRMI
- a CDS encoding C4-type zinc ribbon domain-containing protein, whose protein sequence is MQSDLEMLLKLQVIDYDLGELERSKEYLPDMMENLRREVDETENLYRNVEKELTDSRLLQKTLELDLSSKQTDLKRLQEQMMAIKTNREYDALVSQIDLVKGAINEKETQLLELIEKVEKLQVDIQDFKRKAEEAKERNTRELTILQEKMDSVGSKIAIKEDERTNITVRIPKKTMSVYERVRKSRGGTVVVSVKKRSCGACYKGLPPHRIQEIKRGDEIITCDNCGRMLIWHDGESE
- a CDS encoding 50S ribosome-binding GTPase codes for the protein MPANLPPQYYELEREFKREQDPKEKLRLAQELLAMMPKHKGTDKLQAELKAKISKLRQQIEGGQKKHGARTAETHDHIEREGAGQAILIGPPNSGKSSLVASLTHAQPLIADYPYTTREPLAGMMTFETVQIQLIDTPPVSEEQFESYLINLIRQADVALLVLDIMSPGLEAEVAITRKLLEEKRIILSSESGETDDPRYSIKKTLVIAHKCFEDDCEKNMENLRKLCPGLEVIPSTILDDEVLLKLRSAIFKSLKIIRVYTKKIGQEPVLIDPIVLPLEGTVEDAALTIHKDFAQKLLFAKVWRPGRFEGQKVKNTFILEDKDIIEFHI
- the recJ gene encoding single-stranded-DNA-specific exonuclease RecJ, with product MNWATKSVPLKWVVAPEPDPDLLQDISGKVGLDKIIVKILFNRQIDNVEAIRQFLHPSLSDLLDPFTMFGMEKAVGRILNALRDNEKIMVYGDYDVDGITAASLLYMVLNKLGAQVHYYLPNRLVEGYGLSVDGIKEAVAKGISLLISVDTGVTAVEEVKYARSLGIECILTDHHEPGEILPDPVALVNPKQKDCTYAGGELSGVGVAFKLAQALYQRLQQDQAELEEHLDLVALGTAADIVPLVGENRILTKFGIKQISRTNKPGLKSLTFVSGLMGKDIGTGQVVFILAPRINAIGRLGDAEMAIRLLTTKDERMAAEIARKLDSENQRRKNIDEKTLNEALEQIRQSVDLENDRAIILASEGWHQGVIGIVASRLVEKFHLPTIMIAIDNGEGKGSARSIPGFHLCDALKECEDLLLRYGGHKYAAGLTINPTKITAFRDRMKEVSRRLLTDDDLVAKLYIDSEIELSQINDAFLDVLETFAPFGPQNMRPVFLTRNCEILGQPYCVGKNHLKMKVRKGDSVFDVIGFGFGDWVRNLSGRGNLVDLVYVVEYNSWNDHTRIQLRLKDMKLAAGDIGHY